One genomic window of Glycine max cultivar Williams 82 chromosome 16, Glycine_max_v4.0, whole genome shotgun sequence includes the following:
- the LOC102667432 gene encoding receptor-like protein EIX2, producing the protein MSCYFLKLFYALLLLLLHAAGSILGFNSLPNSAEIKCIESERQALLNFKHGLIDGYGMLSTWRDDDTNRDCCKWKGIQCNNQTGHVETLHLRGQDTQYLIGEINISSLISLENIEHLDLSYNSFQGSHIPELMGSFTNLRYLNLSDSLFGGSIPSDLGKLTHLLSLDLGNNYLLQGQIPYQLGNLTHLQYLDLSGNYLDGELPYQLGNLSQLRYLDLGWNSFSGALPFQVGNLPLLHTLGLGGNFDVKSKDAEWLTNLSSLTKLKLSSLHNLSSSHHWLQMISKLIPNLRELRLFDCSLSDANIQSLFYSPSNFSTALNILDLSSNKLTSSTFQLLSNFSLNLQELYLGDNNIVLSSPLCPNFPSLLILDLSYNNLTSSVFQGGFNFSSKLQNLDLQNCSLKDGSFLMSSSFIMSSSSSLVSLDLSSNLLKSSTIFYWLINSTTNLHNLLLYNNTLEGPIPDGFGKLMNSLEVLHLTGNKLQGEIPSFFGNMCTLQGLYLSYNRLTGKLPKSIGLLSELEVLTLVGNSLEGDVTESHLSNFSKLKRLYLSENSLSLKLVPSWVPPFQLKYLRIRSCKLGPTFPSWLKTQSSLYELDISDNGINDSVPDWFWNNLQYMTDLNMSFNYLIGAIPDISLKLPNRPSIILNSNQFEGKIPSFLLQAPTLMLSENNFSDLFPFLCDQSTAANLATLDVSHNQIKGQLPDCWKSVKQLVFLDLSSNKLSGKIPMSMGALVNMEALVLRNNGLMGELPSSLKNCSSLIMLDLSKNMLSGPIPSWIGESMHQLIILSMRGNHLSGNLPIHLCYTLDITWMWKGVEREFKNPEFKLKSIDLSSNNLMGEIPKEVGYLLGLVSLNLSRNNLSGEILSQIGNLSSLESLDLSRNHISGRIPSSLSEIDDLGKLDLSHNSLSGRIPSGRHFETFEASSFEGNIDLCGEQLNKTCPGDGDQTTEEGQEPPVKGDDSVFYEGLYMSLGIGYFTGFWGLLGPLLLWRPWRIAYIRFLNRLTDYVYVCLW; encoded by the exons atgagTTGTTATTTTCTGAAACTATTTTATGCACTTTTGCTGCTTTTATTGCATGCTGCAGGATCCATTCTTGGATTCAACAGCCTTCCCAATAGCGCAGAAATTAAGTGCATTGAGAGTGAGAGACAAGCACTCCTCAACTTCAAACATGGCCTCATAGATGGCTATGGCATGCTCTCTACATGGAGGGACGATGACACTAACAGAGACTGTTGCAAATGGAAAGGCATTCAATGCAACAATCAAACTGGTCATGTTGAGACGCTTCATCTCCGTGGTCAGGATACACAATATTTGATAGGTGAAATCAATATCTCTTCATTGATTTCCCTTGAAAATATTGAACACTTGGATCTCAGCTATAATAGTTTTCAAGGGAGTCATATCCCAGAACTCATGGGCTCGTTCACCAATTTAAGATATCTCAATCTCTCTGATTCTTTATTTGGTGGGAGTATTCCTTCTGATCTTGGAAAGCTTACACATTTACTGTCTCTGGATCTAGGTAACAATTATTTACTCCAAGGACAAATTCCTTATCAACTTGGAAATCTTACACATTTACAATATCTTGATCTAAGTGGTAATTATCTGGATGGGGAACTCCCATATCAACTTGGAAATCTCTCACAGTTGAGGTATCTTGATCTTGGTTGGAATTCATTTTCGGGAGCACTCCCTTTCCAAGTTGGGAATCTTCCTTTGTTGCACACTCTTGGACTTGGTGGCAATTTTGATGTGAAATCTAAGGATGCAGAGTGGTTGACTAATCTGTCTTCCTTGACAAAACTTAAGCTAAGTTCACTACACAACCTTTCCTCTTCTCATCACTGGCTACAAATGATCAGCAAGCTTATTCCAAACTTAAGAGAGTTGAGGCTATTTGATTGTTCTCTTTCAGATGCAAATATTCAATCTCTGTTTTATTCACCTTCCAACTTTTCCACTGCTCTTAACATCCTTGATCTTTCTTCAAATAAGCTCACATCCTCAACATTTCAACTGTTGTCAAACTTTAGCCTTAATCTTCAGGAGCTTTATCTTGGTGATAATAACATTGTTTTGTCATCTCCTCTCTGCCCAAACTTTCCTTCTCTTCTGATCCTTGACCTTTCCTATAATAATTTGACATCATCAGTCTTTCAAGGTGGTTTCAACTTCAGCTCAAAACTTCAAAATCTTGATTTGCAAAATTGTAGTCTTAAGGATGGAAGTTTTCTTATGTCATCTTCTTTCATTATGagttcttcatcttctcttgtttcCCTTGATCTCTCCTCAAATCTgttgaaatcatcaactatatttTACTGGCTCATTAACTCCACCACCAATCTTCATAACCTTTTGCTTTATAATAACACGTTAGAAGGTCCCATTCCAGATGGATTTGGGAAACTAATGAACTCTCTTGAAGTTCTTCACCTCACCGGTAACAAACTGCAAGGGGAAATTCCATCTTTCTTTGGTAACATGTGCACATTGCAGGG GTTGTATTTATCTTATAACCGGTTGACTGGAAAGTTACCTAAAAGCATTGGATTGCTATCTGAGTTGGAGGTTCTTACCTTGGTTGGGAATTCTTTGGAGGGTGACGTCACTGAATCCCATCTTTCtaatttttccaaattaaaaagGTTGTACCTATCAGAGAACTCGTTGTCTCTGAAATTGGTCCCGAGTTGGGTTCCTCCATTCCAATTAAAATACTTGAGAATCAGATCTTGCAAGTTAGGCCCCACCTTTCCTAGTTGGCTCAAGACTCAAAGTTCTTTGTACGAGCTTGATATTTCTGATAACGGGATTAATGACTCTGTACCAGACTGGTTTTGGAATAACTTGCAATATATGACAGATTTAAATATGTCTTTCAATTACCTCATTGGTGCAATTCCTGATATATCATTGAAGCTTCCTAATAGACCGTCTATAATTCTGAATTCAAATCAGTTTGAGGGTAAAATTCCGTCATTTTTACTGCAAGCTCCCACGCTGATGCtctctgaaaataatttttcagatTTGTTTCCATTCTTATGTGACCAAAGCACAGCTGCAAATTTGGCCACTTTAGATGTATCACACAATCAAATAAAGGGGCAACTCCCAGATTGTTGGAAATCAGTAAAGCAATTAGTGTTTCTTGACTTAAGCAGCAATAAATTGTCAGGGAAGATTCCTATGTCCATGGGCGCCCTTGTTAACATGGAAGCCTTGGTTTTACGAAACAATGGCTTAATGGGTGAGTTGCCTTCTTCTTTGAAGAATTGCAGCAGTTTAATTATGCTGGACCTGAGTAAAAATATGTTGTCGGGTCCAATACCATCATGGATTGGAGAAAGTATGCATCAATTGATAATCTTGAGCATGCGAGGAAATCACCTCTCAGGAAATCTACCCATTCATCTCT GTTATACACTTGACATAACATGGATGTGGAAAGGTGTGGAACGGGAGTTCAAGAATCCAGAGTTCAAGCTCAAAAGCATTGATCTTTCTAGTAACAATTTAATGGGTGAAATACCAAAAGAGGTCGGATATTTGCTTGGGTTAGTTTCTTTGAATCTATCAAGAAACAATTTGAGTGGAGAAATTCTTTCTCAGATTGGGAATTTAAGTTCACTAGAATCACTTGACTTGTCAAGAAATCACATCTCTGGGAGAATTCCTTCATCTCTTTCTGAAATTGATGATTTGGGAAAATTAGACTTGTCACACAACTCTCTTTCTGGAAGAATCCCATCAGGAAGACATTTTGAAACCTTTGAAGCCTCTAGTTTTGAAGGAAATATTGATCTTTGTGGCGAACAACTTAACAAAACTTGTCCTGGGGATGGAGATCAAACAACAGAAGAGGGTCAAGAACCACCAGTCAAAGGTGATGATTCTGTTTTCTATGAGGGATTATACATGAGCTTGGGGATTGGATACTTCACTGGATTTTGGGGCTTATTAGGGCCATTATTACTGTGGCGTCCTTGGAGAATTGCTTACATCAGGTTTCTGAACAGATTAACAGACTACGTATATGTATGCTTATGGTGA